A single genomic interval of Alcaligenes sp. SDU_A2 harbors:
- a CDS encoding SDR family NAD(P)-dependent oxidoreductase codes for MAGTTLTVISGASRGLGHALALRSLAAGHRLITLARSPLSLPVHGSSHQHIQTDLATVHGAAQACTALLQMLRQEHAERFVLINNAGTVDPVAQTADLLDAQAIARALQLNLASVMNLTAAFMQGTPATARRQVLNISSGAGRKPVSGWAVYGASKAALDFYTQTLQLENPSLQACSMAPGVIDTDMQSHIRQQSRDDFPGLNRFLELHQYGQLSTAHDTADRILRHLDSPAFGSHTLDDIRHYE; via the coding sequence ATGGCCGGCACAACGCTCACTGTAATCAGCGGCGCGTCACGGGGCCTGGGCCATGCGTTGGCGCTGCGCAGCCTGGCCGCTGGCCATCGGCTGATCACCCTGGCCCGCAGCCCCTTGTCGCTGCCAGTGCATGGCTCCAGTCACCAGCACATCCAAACCGATCTGGCCACCGTGCATGGTGCCGCCCAGGCCTGTACAGCACTGCTCCAAATGCTGCGGCAGGAACACGCTGAGCGCTTCGTGCTGATCAACAACGCAGGAACGGTCGATCCGGTAGCCCAGACCGCCGATCTGCTCGATGCGCAGGCCATCGCCCGTGCATTGCAATTGAATCTGGCCAGCGTCATGAACCTGACCGCTGCCTTTATGCAAGGCACGCCCGCCACCGCGCGTCGCCAGGTCCTGAACATTTCCTCGGGTGCGGGCCGCAAGCCCGTATCGGGCTGGGCCGTATACGGTGCCAGCAAGGCAGCCCTGGATTTCTACACTCAGACCCTGCAACTGGAAAACCCTTCGCTTCAAGCCTGTTCAATGGCTCCCGGCGTCATCGACACCGATATGCAGTCCCATATCCGCCAACAGTCGCGAGACGACTTCCCGGGACTGAACCGCTTTCTCGAACTGCACCAGTACGGCCAGCTCAGCACGGCGCACGATACCGCCGACCGGATCTTGCGCCACCTGGACAGCCCGGCGTTTGGCAGCCATACCCTGGACGACATCCGCCACTACGAATAG
- the lysS gene encoding lysine--tRNA ligase encodes MTEQLDTATPAVDENRLIAERRSKLDRIRQSGIAYPNDFRPDAHAAELHAQYGEQDKDALAELNKTVKVAGRMMLKRVMGKASFASLQDSSGRIQIYLDKAALGEELYAEFKGWDIGDILAVEGTVFKTNKGELSVHASSVRLLAKSLRPLPDKFHGLADQELKYRQRYVDLIMGEDTRETFLARSKVIGSIRQHMLQADFLEVETPMLHPIPGGASAKPFVTHHNALDMEMYLRIAPELFLKRLIVGGFERVFEINRNFRNEGVSPRHNPEFTMMEFYAAYTDYQWLMDFTESLIRQAAISARGTATLQYQGRELDLALPFDRLTITGAIQKYAPSYTQEQLTDAAFLRTELSRLKVDVNAPPLREAGLGALQLALFEETAESKLWHPTFIIDYPVEVSPLARASDNQDGITERFELFATGREIANGFSELNDPEDQAARFQAQVQAKDAGDEEAMYYDADYIRALEYGMPPTGGCGIGIDRLVMLLTDSPAIRDVILFPHLRRED; translated from the coding sequence ATGACTGAACAGCTAGACACCGCTACGCCCGCCGTGGACGAAAACCGCCTGATCGCCGAACGCCGCTCCAAACTGGATCGCATCCGTCAGTCCGGCATCGCCTACCCCAACGATTTTCGCCCCGACGCTCACGCCGCCGAGCTGCATGCCCAATATGGCGAGCAGGACAAAGACGCCCTGGCCGAATTGAACAAGACGGTGAAAGTCGCCGGCCGCATGATGCTCAAGCGCGTCATGGGCAAAGCCAGCTTCGCCAGCCTGCAGGACAGCAGCGGTCGCATCCAGATCTACCTGGACAAGGCCGCCCTGGGGGAAGAGCTTTACGCGGAATTCAAGGGATGGGACATCGGCGACATTCTGGCGGTGGAAGGCACAGTCTTCAAAACCAACAAAGGCGAACTTTCCGTACACGCCTCCTCGGTGCGCCTGCTGGCCAAGTCGCTGCGCCCACTGCCCGACAAATTCCACGGCCTGGCCGACCAGGAACTAAAATATCGCCAGCGCTACGTGGACCTCATCATGGGCGAGGACACACGCGAGACCTTTCTGGCGCGCAGCAAAGTCATCGGCAGCATCCGCCAGCATATGCTGCAAGCCGACTTCCTGGAAGTGGAAACGCCCATGCTGCACCCCATTCCAGGCGGCGCATCGGCCAAGCCTTTCGTCACGCACCACAATGCGCTGGACATGGAAATGTACCTGCGCATCGCGCCCGAACTGTTCTTGAAGCGCCTGATCGTAGGCGGTTTCGAGCGCGTCTTCGAGATCAACCGGAACTTTCGCAACGAAGGCGTCAGCCCGCGTCACAACCCTGAATTCACCATGATGGAGTTCTACGCGGCCTATACCGATTACCAGTGGCTGATGGACTTCACAGAAAGCCTGATCCGCCAGGCGGCCATCAGCGCACGCGGCACGGCCACACTCCAGTACCAAGGCCGTGAACTGGACTTGGCCCTGCCGTTCGACCGCCTGACCATCACCGGTGCCATTCAGAAGTACGCGCCTTCCTACACCCAGGAACAGTTGACGGACGCTGCATTCCTGCGCACCGAACTGAGCCGCCTGAAAGTAGACGTCAACGCGCCACCGCTGCGCGAGGCCGGCCTAGGTGCCCTGCAACTGGCGCTGTTTGAAGAAACCGCCGAAAGCAAGCTTTGGCACCCCACTTTCATCATCGACTACCCCGTCGAAGTGTCCCCGTTGGCACGCGCCTCCGACAATCAGGATGGCATTACCGAACGCTTTGAGCTGTTTGCCACCGGCCGCGAAATCGCCAACGGTTTCTCCGAGCTGAACGACCCGGAAGATCAGGCCGCACGCTTCCAGGCTCAGGTCCAGGCGAAGGACGCCGGTGACGAAGAAGCCATGTACTACGACGCCGACTATATCCGTGCTCTGGAATACGGCATGCCACCCACGGGCGGCTGCGGCATCGGCATCGACCGTCTGGTCATGCTGCTGACCGACAGTCCGGCCATCCGTGACGTCATTCTTTTCCCGCATCTGCGCCGAGAAGACTGA
- a CDS encoding methylglyoxal synthase produces the protein MSLRFGLAANQLHHDSADAALFQWLRRSASGIRELEIELYTVGRTCNAIERSGLLEGYSGLVRYPYGREGGLMKLVARVTQSPDGTPPFDGAIYLIDPVDPSSIFPEALALKRQCITHGRPFISTLMGAIEWIEVERLSRGLWPDSSHKRLFDFSGQTLALIAHDALKDRMVAYADEHFDLLSRFAQRVGTGTTSGRLNELAWSKGWPKDIPWVQPYLSGPLGGDAQIAELVLENRCQRVVFFEDPHVARQHEADIQLLERAVRVVSDKASCFASPEVAHKWAHAMARLPRD, from the coding sequence ATGTCACTACGTTTCGGTTTGGCGGCCAATCAACTGCATCACGATTCTGCAGACGCGGCCTTGTTTCAGTGGCTGCGGCGCTCGGCCAGCGGCATACGCGAACTGGAGATCGAACTCTACACCGTGGGTCGTACCTGTAATGCCATCGAGCGGTCAGGTTTGTTGGAGGGCTATTCGGGTCTAGTCCGTTACCCCTATGGACGTGAAGGCGGCTTGATGAAGCTGGTGGCGCGTGTCACGCAAAGTCCCGATGGTACACCGCCGTTTGACGGCGCTATTTATTTAATCGATCCGGTCGATCCTTCGTCTATTTTCCCCGAAGCATTAGCCTTGAAGCGCCAGTGCATTACGCATGGCCGGCCTTTTATTTCTACCTTGATGGGGGCCATTGAGTGGATCGAGGTCGAGCGTCTTAGTCGGGGTCTGTGGCCTGATTCCAGCCACAAGCGTCTGTTCGATTTCTCCGGCCAGACGTTGGCCTTGATTGCCCACGATGCGCTCAAGGACCGTATGGTGGCCTATGCCGACGAGCATTTTGATCTGCTGTCGCGTTTTGCCCAGCGTGTCGGTACAGGTACGACCAGTGGTCGTCTGAATGAACTGGCCTGGTCCAAGGGCTGGCCCAAAGATATTCCCTGGGTGCAGCCTTATCTTAGTGGCCCCCTGGGTGGCGATGCACAGATTGCCGAGCTGGTGTTGGAAAACCGCTGTCAGCGAGTTGTTTTTTTTGAAGACCCGCATGTGGCCCGTCAACATGAAGCCGATATCCAGTTGCTGGAGCGTGCCGTGCGTGTGGTGTCCGACAAGGCCAGCTGTTTTGCCTCGCCAGAAGTCGCTCATAAGTGGGCGCATGCAATGGCGCGTTTGCCTCGGGACTGA
- the iscA gene encoding iron-sulfur cluster assembly protein IscA has product MAISLTQAAADHIQRHLKKRGGGLGLRLGIRLTGCSGMAYKLDFVDEATPGDQLFEEYGIKLFVDPKSLPFIDGTQVDYGRDGLNEGFKFINPNEKASCGCGESFTV; this is encoded by the coding sequence ATGGCTATTTCTCTTACGCAAGCGGCGGCGGATCATATCCAGCGCCACCTTAAAAAACGGGGCGGTGGTTTAGGTCTGCGCTTGGGCATACGCCTGACGGGGTGTTCGGGCATGGCATACAAACTCGATTTCGTCGATGAGGCGACGCCCGGCGATCAACTGTTCGAGGAGTACGGCATCAAGCTGTTTGTCGATCCCAAGAGTTTGCCTTTTATTGATGGCACGCAGGTCGATTACGGCCGGGACGGCTTGAACGAAGGTTTTAAATTCATCAATCCAAACGAGAAAGCCTCCTGCGGGTGTGGCGAATCGTTTACTGTGTAG
- a CDS encoding iron-sulfur cluster assembly scaffold protein → MQYNNTVMDHFMHPRHVGVMESSDADVGTGLAGSRELGAIIQIQVRVAQNGLIQNACFKAYGCGCTIAAASLAAQWLQGRSLEQAGDFSQAYVQQELDLPAIKVHCALLALEAVQAALAQAQNKLAAQRSQLVG, encoded by the coding sequence ATGCAATATAACAACACCGTAATGGATCACTTCATGCACCCCCGTCATGTGGGCGTCATGGAAAGCAGCGATGCTGATGTAGGCACAGGATTGGCCGGAAGCCGCGAGTTGGGTGCGATCATACAGATACAAGTGCGTGTGGCGCAGAATGGGCTGATACAGAATGCGTGCTTTAAGGCCTATGGCTGTGGCTGCACGATCGCGGCGGCATCGCTGGCGGCGCAGTGGCTGCAAGGGCGCTCTCTGGAGCAGGCAGGCGACTTTTCCCAGGCCTATGTGCAGCAGGAACTGGATCTGCCCGCCATCAAGGTGCATTGCGCTTTGCTGGCGCTGGAGGCCGTCCAGGCGGCTTTGGCGCAGGCGCAGAACAAACTGGCGGCGCAGCGGTCTCAGCTAGTGGGCTGA
- a CDS encoding IscS subfamily cysteine desulfurase, translating to MTHAPRIYMDYSATTPVDPSVAQAMIPWLSERFGNPASNSHPYGWDAEEAVERARRQVAALVNAEPREIVWTSGATESINLALKGAAQFYQGKGRHIITVRTEHKAVLDTCHALEEQGFELTFLDVLPNGLVDQDAFVRAIRPDTILASVMLVNNEIGVIQDVCALGAICREHKILFHVDAAQATGKVAIDLQEWPVDLMSMSAHKTYGPKGVGALYVRRKPAVRLKAQIHGGGHERGFRSGTLATHQIVGMGQAFELAGQHMDQENARIRALRDRLWAGLQQIPDVYLNGDLDQRVPHNLNISVDHIEGEALMMSLTELAVSSGSACTSASLEPSYVLKALGRSDQLAHSSLRLSLGRFSTEQDVDAAVAAISAKVEHLRAISPLWAETAQA from the coding sequence ATGACCCACGCCCCGCGTATCTATATGGATTATTCGGCTACCACGCCGGTCGACCCCAGTGTGGCTCAGGCTATGATTCCTTGGCTATCCGAGCGTTTCGGCAATCCGGCGTCCAATAGCCACCCTTATGGTTGGGATGCCGAAGAGGCTGTCGAGCGCGCACGCCGGCAGGTCGCTGCCTTGGTGAATGCCGAGCCGCGCGAAATCGTCTGGACCTCCGGTGCCACCGAGTCGATCAATCTGGCGCTCAAGGGGGCGGCCCAGTTCTACCAAGGGAAAGGGCGTCACATCATTACGGTGCGCACCGAGCACAAAGCCGTGCTCGATACCTGCCATGCCCTGGAAGAGCAGGGCTTCGAGCTTACCTTCCTGGATGTGCTGCCCAATGGCTTGGTGGATCAAGACGCTTTTGTGCGGGCCATTCGTCCCGATACCATTCTGGCTTCGGTTATGTTGGTCAATAACGAGATCGGTGTCATCCAGGATGTGTGTGCTCTGGGAGCCATCTGCCGAGAGCACAAAATCCTGTTTCATGTGGATGCCGCGCAGGCAACGGGCAAAGTGGCGATCGACTTGCAGGAATGGCCGGTGGATCTGATGTCCATGTCCGCCCACAAGACCTATGGACCCAAGGGTGTCGGTGCTTTGTATGTACGGCGCAAACCCGCCGTGCGCCTGAAGGCGCAGATCCACGGCGGCGGCCACGAGCGGGGCTTTCGTTCCGGTACTTTGGCTACTCATCAGATCGTGGGCATGGGCCAGGCGTTCGAGCTGGCCGGTCAACACATGGATCAGGAAAATGCGCGTATCCGCGCTTTGCGCGACCGCTTATGGGCAGGTTTGCAGCAGATCCCAGATGTGTACCTGAACGGCGATCTGGATCAGCGCGTGCCGCATAACCTGAACATCAGCGTGGATCACATCGAGGGCGAAGCCCTGATGATGTCGCTGACCGAGCTGGCGGTCTCCAGCGGGTCGGCCTGTACGTCGGCCAGTCTGGAGCCGTCCTATGTGCTCAAGGCTTTGGGGCGCAGCGATCAGCTGGCGCACAGCTCCTTGCGTCTGAGCCTGGGTCGGTTTTCTACCGAGCAGGATGTCGATGCGGCCGTGGCTGCCATCAGCGCCAAGGTTGAGCACTTGCGCGCCATCTCGCCGCTTTGGGCTGAAACGGCGCAGGCCTGA
- the iscR gene encoding Fe-S cluster assembly transcriptional regulator IscR codes for MRLTTKGRFAVTAMIDLALRQQSGPVTLAGISQRQGISLSYLEQLFGKLRRHELVDSVRGPGGGYTLARLARHITVADIVFAVDEPVDATQCRGKGNCKQGTDGLKGECMTHELWATLSRKMVDYLDSVSLQDLVDQQRLRQLRQAAQEAGHPEECTLQAG; via the coding sequence ATGCGTTTGACGACAAAAGGGCGTTTCGCCGTGACCGCGATGATCGATCTTGCGCTGCGCCAGCAAAGTGGTCCTGTGACGCTCGCGGGCATCAGCCAGCGGCAGGGCATTTCGCTGTCCTACCTGGAGCAATTGTTTGGCAAGCTGCGTCGCCACGAACTGGTGGACAGCGTGCGCGGGCCGGGCGGCGGGTACACATTGGCCCGCTTGGCGCGGCATATTACCGTTGCTGACATCGTGTTTGCCGTGGACGAGCCTGTGGATGCCACCCAGTGTCGTGGCAAGGGCAATTGCAAGCAGGGGACTGATGGCCTGAAGGGCGAGTGCATGACACACGAGCTATGGGCCACGCTTAGCCGTAAAATGGTGGATTATCTGGATTCCGTTTCGCTGCAGGATCTTGTCGATCAGCAGCGCCTGCGTCAGCTCAGGCAGGCCGCCCAGGAGGCGGGGCATCCGGAAGAATGCACCTTGCAGGCCGGCTAG
- a CDS encoding low molecular weight protein-tyrosine-phosphatase has protein sequence MSKVLFVCTGNICRSPSAEGVLRRLVSEASLSQAIQVDSAATHGFHVGQHPDTRAQLAARKRGYDISTYQARQVGRDDFRDFDLILSMDWENHAALQQMCPKIYRHKLMLLMRFASDHEAATVPDPYYGGQEGFNKVLDYLEDACQGVFEQVRKRIPNCQAA, from the coding sequence ATGAGTAAGGTTCTTTTTGTCTGTACGGGAAATATTTGCCGCTCGCCCAGCGCAGAAGGCGTCTTGCGTCGTCTGGTCAGCGAGGCCAGTCTTTCCCAGGCCATCCAGGTCGATTCGGCCGCCACCCACGGTTTTCATGTGGGCCAGCATCCCGACACTCGGGCTCAACTGGCTGCCCGCAAGCGCGGTTACGACATATCCACCTATCAGGCGCGCCAGGTCGGACGCGACGATTTTCGCGATTTTGATCTTATTCTTAGCATGGATTGGGAAAACCACGCTGCCTTGCAGCAAATGTGTCCCAAAATCTATCGTCATAAACTGATGTTGCTGATGCGTTTTGCCTCGGATCACGAAGCTGCTACGGTGCCGGACCCTTATTACGGCGGCCAGGAAGGCTTTAATAAAGTCCTGGATTATCTTGAAGATGCCTGTCAGGGTGTGTTCGAGCAGGTACGCAAGCGAATCCCCAACTGTCAGGCGGCCTAA
- the uvrB gene encoding excinuclease ABC subunit UvrB: MNFEPAFLEFPGSSFKLFQPYPPAGDQPGAIEQLVQGIDDGLMYQTLLGVTGSGKTYTMANIIAHTGRPAIVLAPNKTLAAQLYAEMREFFPRNAVEYFVSYYDYYQPEAYVPSRDLFIEKDSSINEHIEQMRLSATKSLLERPDTIIVGTVSCIYGIGNPGDYHAMVLTLRTGDRIARQELLARLVAMQYERNDLDFQRGVFRARGEVVDIFPAENAEHALRVTLFDDELESLELFDPLTGKVVQKLNRFTVFPSSHYVTPRDTVLRAIETIKQELRERVSYLVKEGHLVEAQRLEQRTRFDLEMLQELGFCKGIENYSRHLSGAAPGDPPPTLIDYLPRNALMFIDESHVTIGQLSAMYRGDRSRKETLVQFGFRLPSATDNRPLKLEEFETRMPQTVFVSATPAAYEQEHADNVVEQVVRPTGLVDPEIDVRPATTQVDDLLGEIKLRTAVQERVLVTTLTKRMSEDLTDYLAENGIRVRYLHSDIDTVERAEIIRDLRLGAFDVLVGINLLREGLDIPEVSLVAILDADKEGFLRSERSLIQTIGRAARNLNGKAILYADRITDSMRRAIDETERRRAKQIAFNQEHGITPRGVNKAVRELIDGIVAPDPTALLHEDIPQALLRDEKAAAREIKRLEKEMMEHARNLEFEQAAAARDKLQRLKDKLLLG, translated from the coding sequence ATGAATTTTGAGCCTGCGTTCCTTGAATTTCCGGGTAGTTCCTTCAAGCTCTTTCAGCCGTATCCGCCGGCCGGCGATCAGCCGGGCGCAATCGAGCAGCTCGTGCAAGGCATCGATGACGGGCTTATGTATCAGACCTTGCTGGGGGTGACGGGTTCTGGCAAGACCTACACCATGGCCAATATTATCGCCCATACTGGCCGGCCGGCCATTGTGCTGGCTCCCAACAAAACCCTGGCCGCTCAGCTCTATGCGGAAATGCGCGAATTCTTTCCGCGCAATGCGGTTGAGTATTTCGTCTCTTATTACGACTATTATCAGCCCGAGGCCTATGTGCCTTCGCGCGATCTGTTCATCGAAAAAGATTCGTCCATCAACGAACATATCGAACAGATGCGTCTGTCGGCCACCAAAAGCCTGCTGGAGCGTCCTGACACCATCATCGTAGGTACGGTGTCCTGCATTTACGGCATCGGCAATCCCGGCGATTACCATGCCATGGTACTGACCCTGCGCACGGGCGATCGTATTGCGCGCCAGGAATTGCTGGCACGCTTAGTGGCCATGCAGTACGAACGCAACGATCTGGATTTTCAACGGGGTGTGTTCCGAGCGCGTGGCGAGGTCGTGGATATTTTTCCGGCGGAAAACGCCGAACATGCCTTGCGTGTCACCTTGTTCGACGACGAACTGGAGTCGTTGGAGTTGTTCGATCCCTTGACCGGCAAGGTTGTGCAGAAGCTGAACCGCTTTACCGTGTTCCCCAGCTCTCACTATGTGACTCCGCGCGATACAGTGCTGCGCGCCATCGAGACCATTAAGCAGGAACTGCGCGAACGCGTGAGCTATCTGGTCAAAGAGGGGCATTTGGTCGAGGCCCAACGCCTGGAGCAGCGCACGCGCTTCGATCTGGAGATGTTGCAAGAATTGGGCTTTTGCAAAGGGATCGAGAACTATTCCCGGCATCTGTCTGGCGCGGCACCCGGCGATCCGCCGCCCACGCTCATCGATTATTTGCCGCGCAATGCCCTGATGTTCATTGACGAAAGCCATGTGACCATTGGCCAGCTCAGCGCCATGTATCGTGGCGACCGCTCACGCAAGGAAACCCTGGTGCAGTTCGGCTTTCGTCTGCCTTCGGCCACGGACAACCGGCCGCTCAAGCTCGAGGAGTTCGAGACCCGCATGCCACAGACTGTATTCGTGTCGGCTACACCGGCGGCGTACGAGCAGGAGCATGCCGATAATGTGGTCGAACAGGTGGTGCGGCCTACCGGTCTAGTCGACCCGGAGATCGATGTGCGTCCGGCCACCACGCAGGTCGACGATTTGCTCGGGGAAATCAAATTACGGACGGCGGTGCAGGAGCGGGTGCTGGTCACCACCCTGACCAAGCGCATGTCCGAGGATCTGACCGATTATCTGGCGGAAAATGGCATTCGCGTGCGCTATCTGCACTCGGATATTGATACGGTGGAACGGGCCGAGATCATCCGCGATTTGCGCCTGGGGGCGTTCGATGTATTGGTGGGCATCAACCTGCTGCGCGAAGGGCTGGATATCCCCGAGGTGTCACTGGTCGCGATTCTGGACGCCGACAAAGAAGGATTTTTGCGTTCCGAGCGTAGCTTGATTCAGACCATAGGCCGGGCGGCGCGCAATCTGAATGGCAAGGCCATTCTGTATGCCGACAGAATTACCGATTCGATGCGCCGGGCCATTGACGAGACCGAACGGCGGCGGGCCAAGCAGATTGCATTCAATCAAGAGCACGGGATTACGCCGCGCGGTGTCAATAAAGCGGTGCGCGAATTGATCGATGGCATTGTGGCACCCGATCCGACCGCCTTGTTGCACGAGGACATACCGCAGGCCTTGCTGCGCGACGAAAAGGCGGCAGCCCGCGAAATCAAACGGCTGGAAAAGGAAATGATGGAGCACGCGCGCAATCTGGAGTTCGAACAGGCCGCCGCTGCGCGCGACAAGTTGCAGCGCCTGAAAGATAAACTGTTGTTGGGTTGA
- a CDS encoding amino acid aminotransferase — protein MTTLFETVELAPRDPILGLNEQYNADERSGKVNLGVGVYYDDQGRIPLLQAVQKAEQALAASATARSYLPIEGIAHYNKGAQTLLLGADSPVIAEGRALTVQALGGTGALKIGADFLKQLLPNSKVFISDPSWENHRALFERAGFVVDTYAYYDAATHGLNFEGMLASLRAMPAQSIVVLHACCHNPTGVDPSAEQWAQVAQVIQEHKLVPFLDIAYQGFGDGLDQDAGVVRQFAALGLSMLVSSSFSKSFSLYGERVGALTLVTSSKDETSRVLSQVKRVIRTNYSNPPTHGGKVVATVLNSPELFQTWSDELAGMRDRIRSMRSQLVDKLKARGIAQNFDFVLQQRGMFSYSGLNAEQVERLRNEHGVYAVSSGRICVAALNSQNIDHVVDAIAAVLK, from the coding sequence ATGACAACGCTTTTCGAAACCGTCGAACTGGCTCCCCGCGACCCTATTCTGGGTTTGAACGAACAATACAATGCCGACGAACGTAGCGGCAAAGTCAATCTGGGCGTTGGCGTGTACTACGACGATCAAGGTCGCATCCCCCTGCTGCAGGCCGTCCAGAAAGCCGAACAGGCCCTGGCCGCCAGTGCCACGGCCCGTAGCTACCTGCCCATCGAAGGCATCGCACATTACAACAAAGGCGCACAAACCTTGCTGCTAGGCGCAGACTCGCCAGTCATCGCCGAAGGCCGCGCCCTGACCGTGCAAGCCCTGGGTGGCACGGGTGCCCTGAAGATCGGGGCCGATTTCCTGAAGCAGCTACTGCCTAACTCGAAGGTCTTCATCAGCGATCCCAGCTGGGAAAACCACCGCGCCCTGTTCGAGCGCGCCGGCTTCGTGGTCGACACCTATGCTTATTACGATGCCGCCACACATGGCCTGAATTTCGAAGGCATGCTCGCTTCCCTGCGCGCCATGCCTGCCCAGTCCATCGTAGTCCTGCATGCCTGCTGTCACAATCCCACCGGCGTGGACCCCTCGGCCGAACAGTGGGCACAGGTGGCCCAGGTCATCCAGGAACACAAGTTGGTACCTTTCCTGGATATCGCCTATCAAGGCTTTGGCGACGGCCTGGACCAGGATGCCGGCGTCGTGCGCCAGTTTGCCGCGCTGGGCCTGTCCATGCTGGTCAGTTCCTCCTTCTCCAAATCGTTCTCGCTGTACGGAGAGCGTGTCGGTGCCCTGACCCTGGTGACCTCCAGCAAAGACGAAACCTCGCGTGTGCTCAGCCAGGTCAAACGCGTTATCCGCACCAACTATTCCAACCCGCCTACGCACGGTGGCAAGGTCGTGGCTACAGTCCTGAATTCGCCCGAACTGTTCCAGACCTGGTCCGACGAGCTGGCCGGCATGCGCGATCGAATCCGCAGCATGCGCAGCCAACTGGTAGACAAACTGAAAGCCCGTGGCATCGCCCAGAACTTCGACTTTGTGCTACAGCAGCGCGGCATGTTCTCTTACTCCGGTTTGAATGCCGAGCAGGTAGAGCGCCTGCGCAACGAGCACGGTGTTTACGCGGTCAGCAGCGGCCGTATCTGCGTGGCTGCCCTGAACAGCCAGAACATCGACCATGTGGTTGATGCCATTGCTGCCGTCCTGAAGTAA
- a CDS encoding GNAT family N-acetyltransferase, translated as MSSPISLNTARLLLRPWQTSDLPAFARLNADPQALQYYPATLDRAQSDALAQRSQHLIEQQGWGQWAVQEQASGQFVGMVGLNIPVAKLHFQPCVEVVWRLLPEFWGKGYATEAARASVDFGFHTLKLAQIVAYTTELNLPSQAVMERLGMQRQPGTFDHPALPAGHPLAPHVLYTQNRSAWPADR; from the coding sequence ATGTCCTCTCCTATCAGCCTGAACACTGCCCGCCTGTTACTGCGCCCCTGGCAGACAAGCGATCTGCCGGCATTCGCCCGCCTGAATGCGGACCCGCAAGCACTGCAGTACTACCCTGCCACCCTGGACCGTGCGCAAAGCGATGCGCTGGCCCAGCGCAGTCAACATCTGATTGAGCAGCAAGGCTGGGGGCAGTGGGCCGTACAAGAGCAAGCCAGCGGCCAATTCGTCGGCATGGTAGGACTGAACATTCCTGTGGCCAAACTGCATTTCCAACCCTGCGTGGAGGTGGTCTGGCGACTGCTGCCCGAATTCTGGGGCAAAGGATATGCCACTGAGGCGGCCCGTGCCAGTGTGGATTTCGGTTTTCATACACTGAAGCTGGCGCAGATCGTGGCCTACACCACTGAATTGAACCTACCCTCGCAAGCGGTCATGGAGCGTTTGGGCATGCAGCGCCAGCCGGGAACCTTCGATCACCCCGCTTTGCCCGCCGGCCATCCATTGGCACCCCACGTTCTGTATACACAAAATCGAAGCGCATGGCCCGCAGACCGTTAA
- the lexA gene encoding transcriptional repressor LexA, with the protein MTVKLTARQQQVLDIIRSEIERTGFPPTRAEIAQVLGFKSANAAEDHLKALARKGAIELTAGASRGIRLLGTDLRDSAETGLLTSLTDALLLPIIGRVAAGNPILATEHIEREIGVSNTLFNQTPDYLLRVRGLSMRDAGILDGDLLAVKKTAEARNGQIVVARIGDEVTVKRLSRSNNQVVLLPENPDFEPIVVTDPESLALEGVAVGLIRATPLH; encoded by the coding sequence ATGACCGTCAAGCTCACTGCGCGCCAGCAACAAGTGCTGGATATCATCCGCTCCGAAATCGAGCGCACCGGTTTCCCCCCTACCCGGGCCGAAATCGCCCAGGTACTGGGTTTCAAATCGGCCAATGCCGCCGAAGACCACCTGAAGGCGCTGGCTCGCAAAGGGGCCATAGAACTGACCGCAGGAGCTTCGCGTGGCATACGCCTGCTAGGCACAGACCTGCGGGATAGCGCCGAAACCGGCTTGCTCACCAGCCTGACCGACGCCCTGCTTCTACCCATTATCGGACGCGTGGCTGCGGGCAACCCCATTCTGGCCACCGAACACATCGAACGCGAAATCGGGGTCAGCAATACGCTGTTCAACCAAACGCCGGATTACCTGCTGCGCGTTCGGGGTCTTAGCATGCGCGACGCTGGCATCCTGGATGGCGACCTGCTGGCCGTCAAAAAAACCGCCGAAGCACGCAATGGTCAAATCGTCGTGGCCCGTATCGGCGACGAAGTCACCGTTAAACGCCTGTCTCGCTCCAACAATCAAGTCGTGCTGCTGCCGGAAAATCCCGATTTCGAGCCCATTGTTGTCACCGACCCCGAATCCCTGGCCCTGGAAGGTGTGGCTGTCGGGCTGATCCGCGCCACACCCTTACACTAA